In the genome of Terriglobia bacterium, the window GATGACCCGGTGTCTCCGTACGCTCCCTCGAGCGCACGGGCGCCGCGACCAACCACGGCAAAGAATACAGACGTAGCACAAGCCAGCACGGCCAACAGGATCAGCCAGCCGGAAATAAGCTCCCAGGCGGGCAGTGTAAACAGGTAAAAGCCAAGAGATCTCCCGAAAATTGGGTCTGGCGAACCTACGGGCGTGGCATACCAGTAGAGGGCAAACGTCTGCCACTGGACCATCATCACGGCTCCCGTGCCCGCGGCGATTACCAGGGTCAACCCGAATGCGATCCGGCGAAGAATCGGCATGATCGGCAATCTCAAGGGCTGATCGCCAATGAGAATGGTTTGCCATTGCACGGATTCCGGGAGGTACGCCGGCTTTAATGCCAAAAAGGTTCCATACAGAATGGCGAACGTCGCCGCGGTGAATGCCGCGAATACGATCCACTCAAGCCGCAGTGTTTTCCAAAACACCGCGCCATAGCCGAGTGAGCCGAACCAGAGGGAATCGACGTAGTAGGAGAGCCAGCTACGGCCACCTAACGCGACCAGGCAAGCGATGGCAAGAATGAACCAGAACCAGCGGCGACGTCGCGCTGAACGCTTCGGTGGTTGTACCATGGGCCGGTGCCGCCCACGCGGCCAGCTATCAATCTCATGCATTGCTCACTCCTCGCAACAGCATACGCCAATGATCGCCCGGCTGTTCATCTGCAGGCCGCCACCGTCGTTTCCAGACGTGACAGATTGGCCGTTCAGAAAAATCTAAAGAATCATTAAGACCCTCCGACACTCTCCATGGCTCCATTTAGTATTTGTAAATAGATAGGGTGAGGGTGGGATCTGATCACATTAGTCGACATCTGTGCGTACGTGGGGTTGGTCGCGGTGTTTTTGGCAACTGCCAACATGCTGCTCGGGTTGCTGATTTCCGTGCGCTATAGTCCTGTCCGATTCTGGCCGCATCGGCGATTCAACATCTTCGCGCTGCACAATTGGACGGGCTACGCTCTGCTCGTGGCGGTCGTGATCCATCCCATCATTCTTCTGTTTGTAAGCCGCAACCGCTTCCGCTCGGTCGACATCATCGCGCCTATTTACTCGCCTCTCCAGCCATTCGAAAACACACTCGGTGCGGTCGCGGCCTACATCCTCATCCTCGTGCTGGCCACGTCGTATTACCGCAAGCAGATTGGCCGCATGAGGTGGAAGCTGTTCCACTACCTCGTTTATGTCTCGGCAGCTCTGGTATTCATCCATAGCATTTTCACCGATCCGAACCTGAATGGCGGAGCGATCGACTACCTGGACGGCGGCAAAGTGTTCGTGTTCATCTGCCTCGCAATCGTAACCGCAGCGAGTCTATGGGCATGGCGTTTCCGGGTGAAGAAAAACCAGCACGAGCGGGCGGCGCATACGGGTCGATACGCCAAGCAGGAACTAACCTCACCTGTGACCTGGCGACTAGATCTTAATCCTGAGACCGTGGTGAGAGTCGGACGGGAACAAGGGGCCGAACCGCGTTTTCGGCAGCCATCTTCGAGCGCCTCAGATTGATAGCAAATCCCTCTAGCAGGCAGGGCCGCATGCCAACAAGACTGATTGTTACGCTTGCGGTGTCCGAAAAGTAATCGGAACTTCAGAAATGATTTCTGATGGGCTGTTCTCGCGACAGCCTTCGCGGATCGTATCACCTGCCGAGTGACCGCTTCATTATTGCATCCTCCCCACCTGCTCTCGTACCATCGGTCCTTCCAAATCAATCGGAGGACTCATGAACCGGCACGCCCTTCGTCGTCTTGCGTTTGTACTAATCGTGGCATTCTCAGCCGTCTCCTTTGCGCAGCAGCCCGCATCAGCGCCGGAAGCGCCGAAGGACATGATCACCCGCATCTTCACGGGCGAATTCAGCCAGCGCTTCACCCCGCCGCCGCGCTGGTTCGACGGGGGGCAATCCTACATTGCGATGGAGCCCACGACCGGCGGCCACGGCCGCGATGTCGTCAAGTACGACACCGCGACCGGCAAGAACCGTGAGGTGCTGATCACGGCTACGCAACTCACGCCGCAAGGAGCCAAGGAACCGCTACAGATCGCTGGCCTGAGCTGGTCCAAGGATAACCAGCGCGTCCTCATCTTCACGAACACTCGCCGTGTCTGGCGCACCAATTCTCGCGGAGACTACTGGTTCCTCGACCGCACCACCGGCAAACTCAAAAAACTCGGCGGTAATGCGCCTGAGGCCAGCTTGATGTACGCGAAATTTAACCCCGACGCCACCAAGATCGCTTACGTCAATAAGAACGACATCTACGTCGAAGACCTCGCCAGCGGCGCTATCAAGCGCATCACCCACGACGGCTCCGACCTGGTCATCAATGGCGGCTCCGACTGGGTGAACGAAGAAGAATTGGGTCTGCACGATTGTTTCCGCTGGAGCCCGGATGGGAAACGAATCGCGTTCTGGCAGTTTGACCTGCATGGCGTCGGCGACTTTGCGCTCATGTACTACCTCGGAAAGGAACGCCAGATCGTCACCCAAATTCCGTACCCACAGACTGGCCCCTATCCGGTAGAGATGCAGGTTCCTTATCCGCTCGCAGGCACCACGAATTCCGCGGTGCGTGCCGGCGTTGTAAAGGCGGACGGCAAAGGCGGCGTGAAATGGATGCAAGTCCCCGGCGATCCACGTCAGAATTACATTGCGCGAATGCAGTGGGCTGACGCTAAGACGCTTCTCATGCAGCAACTCAATCGGCTGCAGAACACCGACAATTACCTTCTCGCTGACGCCGCGTCCGGCGCCGTCCACCAGATGTGGCGCGATCACGACGATGCCTTCATCAGTGTCGGCTTTGGCGGCTTGCCGGAAGCTCAACCGATTCATGACGGGCACCAGTTCCTCGCGGTCAGCGAAAAGGACGGATGGATGCACGTTTGGGCGATTGATCGCAGTGGTCACGAAACGCTGGTGACCCGAGGCGCGATGGATACGGCGGGAATTGAAGGGGTCGACGAAAAAGGCGGATGGCTCTACTTCATTGCGTCTCCCGATAATGCAACCCAGCGTTATCTCTATCGCTCGCCGCTCGACGGCTCTGCCGATCCGGTGCGCGTCACACCCACCAACTTCGTCGGCGTCAACAGCTACAACATCTCGCCCGACGGAAAGTACGCCTTCCAAAGCTTCTCCAGCTTCGACGATCCCGGCCTGCGCGAACTGGTGTCGCTGCCCGATCACAAGCTCGTGCGCATGAGCAGCGACAGCACCGAATACAAAAAGA includes:
- a CDS encoding ferric reductase-like transmembrane domain-containing protein, whose amino-acid sequence is MFLATANMLLGLLISVRYSPVRFWPHRRFNIFALHNWTGYALLVAVVIHPIILLFVSRNRFRSVDIIAPIYSPLQPFENTLGAVAAYILILVLATSYYRKQIGRMRWKLFHYLVYVSAALVFIHSIFTDPNLNGGAIDYLDGGKVFVFICLAIVTAASLWAWRFRVKKNQHERAAHTGRYAKQELTSPVTWRLDLNPETVVRVGREQGAEPRFRQPSSSASD
- a CDS encoding DPP IV N-terminal domain-containing protein, which translates into the protein MNRHALRRLAFVLIVAFSAVSFAQQPASAPEAPKDMITRIFTGEFSQRFTPPPRWFDGGQSYIAMEPTTGGHGRDVVKYDTATGKNREVLITATQLTPQGAKEPLQIAGLSWSKDNQRVLIFTNTRRVWRTNSRGDYWFLDRTTGKLKKLGGNAPEASLMYAKFNPDATKIAYVNKNDIYVEDLASGAIKRITHDGSDLVINGGSDWVNEEELGLHDCFRWSPDGKRIAFWQFDLHGVGDFALMYYLGKERQIVTQIPYPQTGPYPVEMQVPYPLAGTTNSAVRAGVVKADGKGGVKWMQVPGDPRQNYIARMQWADAKTLLMQQLNRLQNTDNYLLADAASGAVHQMWRDHDDAFISVGFGGLPEAQPIHDGHQFLAVSEKDGWMHVWAIDRSGHETLVTRGAMDTAGIEGVDEKGGWLYFIASPDNATQRYLYRSPLDGSADPVRVTPTNFVGVNSYNISPDGKYAFQSFSSFDDPGLRELVSLPDHKLVRMSSDSTEYKKKIAQFLNPPAEFFKVDAGDGVMVDGWMIKPPNFDPSKKYPVLVNIYGEPAGQTTEDRWGGNGTLFHRYIGSLGYLVVSFDNSGTPAPRGRAWRKVIYGDVGVLSSKQQAQALRSLGKMNSFVDLDRVAVWGWSGGGTNTLNLMFRSPDLYKVGMAVAPVPDQRLYDSIYQERYMGLPEDNVKGYKEGSAINFAEGLQGHLLIVHGSGDDNVHYQGTELLVNRLIELGKPFDFMTYPDRTHGIFEGPGTTVHLYHLLARYLTEHLPAGGR